One genomic window of Pecten maximus chromosome 3, xPecMax1.1, whole genome shotgun sequence includes the following:
- the LOC117322961 gene encoding putative transcription factor p65 homolog, which yields MEYAQTFTDEIQITSSELQQLINDGKLNMDNITDPAILGQFVDPQLNIQPQISTMPTNQNYGAPVKPGGSRTANRAGSRGGSKQTTPDGVFVEIVEQPKQRGLRFRYECEGRSAGSIPGDKSSAERKTFPTIKIMNYTGTAVVVVSCVTKDAPYEPHPHNLVGRDCKRGVCTLKVKDTNTVSFPHLGIQCAKKKDVENNLKQRKEINVDPYQSGFKHMTKAGNIDLNVVRLCFQVFLPDESGKISRIVPPVVSLPIHDKKALNELVICRVDKSSGKAKGGDEVFLLCEKINREDIGVRFYKENEVNESLLDWEDYGDFSQNDIHRQYAIVFKTPPYKDTFITRPVEVKMQLKRMNDTETSDPIPFTYMPEDPDPDRLNEKRKRKAETLNSYGLFGDGLQTLSQDDIKQRLKVKATKSRIKQEKPESNNFELPSYSFNNLGASPMQTDVATTAPSPMSVRTADNSGMGSVTVTPTESVRQQLASLPENQQFEILRQLAMSKLQHEALQKQHQQTGNMPVPSTTAPFADLFHNQQQVVQQTNSSSNVLLADVSMQQGLMSSGATTSDQTGGQTVDLNMLQTYLGDQGTNVSFESIEGLSGNLLNISYDPNVAAMENVMSETNQAIQGLSQSG from the exons cACAAACATTTACAGACGAAATCCAGATCACAAGCTCAGAACTGCAGCAGTTAATCAACGACGGCAAACTTAACATGGACAACATTACAGATCCCGCAATACTCGGCCAATTCGTAGACCCACAACTCAACA TACAACCCCAAATATCAACAATGCCAACCAATCAAAATTATGGAGCTCCGGTCAAACCTGGAGGCTCAAGGACGGCCAATCGAGCAGGCAGTAGAGGAGGATCAAAGCAGACCACACCCGATGGGGTGTTTGTAGAAATCGTGGAACAGCCCAAACAAAGAGGGTTACGATTCCGTTACGAATGCGAGGGAAGATCAGCTGGAAGCATTCCCGGAGACAAGAGCAGTGCAGAGAGAAAGACTTTCCCAACAATTAAA ATTATGAACTACACTGGTACTGCTGTCGTAGTGGTTTCCTGTGTAACAAAAGACGCGCCATATGAACCTCACCCTCACAACCTTGTAGGACGTGACTGTAAACGGGGTGTTTGTACCTTAAAGGTCAAGGACACAAACACTGTCAG tttTCCTCACCTTGGAATCCAGTGTGCAAAAAAGAAGGACGTAGAAAATAACTTAAAGCAGAGGAAAGAGATTAATGTTGATCCGTATCAGA GTGGATTCAAGCACATGACCAAAGCTGGTAACATAGATCTCAATGTTGTGAGACTATGTTTCCAAGTATTCCTGCCAGACGAGTCGGGCAAGATATCTCGAATTGTTCCtccagttgtctcccttcccaTCCACGACAAAA AGGCCTTGAATGAACTTGTGATATGCCGTGTGGACAAATCGTCGGGAAAAGCAAAGGGAGGCGATGAGGTGTTCCTTCTGTGTGAGAAAATTAACAGAG AGGATATCGGAGTTCGATTTTACAAGGAGAATGAGGTCAATGAGTCGTTACTAGATTGGGAGGATTATGGAGACTTCAGTCAGAATGATATTCATCGACAG TATGCCATCGTGTTTAAAACGCCACCGTACAAGGACACGTTTATCACAAGACCTGTGGAGGTGAAAATGCAGTTGAAACGCATGAATGACACGGAAACCAGCGATCCTATTCCTTTCACTTATATGCCTGAGGATCCTG atCCAGATCGTCTTAATGAGAAACGTAAGCGTAAGGCAGAAACATTGAACAGCTACGGCCTGTTTGGAGATG gTCTTCAAACCCTGTCGCAAGACGACATCAAACAGAGGCTGAAGGTGAAGGCCACCAAATCAAGAATCAAGCAAGAAAAACCTGAGAGTAATA ATTTTGAATTGCCGAGCTATTCCTTCAACAACCTTGGAGCATCTCCCATGCAGACAGATGTGGCTACAACAGCACCCTCTCCTATGAGTGTGAGAACGGCAGATAACTCTGGCATGGGCAGTGTCACCGTAACACCGACTGAATCGGTGAGACAGCAATTGGCAAGTCTCCCAGAAAACCAGCAGTTTGAAATCCTTCGTCAGCTAGCCATGAGCAAGCTGCAGCATGAAGCTTTACAGAAAcaacaccaacagacaggaaACATGCCGGTCCCTTCAACAACAGCACCATTTGCTGATCTATTCCATAATCAACAACAGGTTGTTCAGCAAACCAACTCCAGCAGTAACGTGTTGCTTGCTGACGTTTCTATGCAACAGGGCCTGATGTCGTCAGGGGCAACGACATCTGACCAGACAGGCGGGCAGACAGTGGACTTAAACATGCTGCAGACATATTTAGGCGACCAGGGTACGAACGTGTCATTTGAGAGTATCGAAGGGCTATCGGGCAATCTGCTAAACATCAGTTACGATCCTAATGTAGCTGCAATGGAGAATGTGATGAGCGAGACAAACCAGGCGATACAAGGGCTGAGTCAGTCTGGGTGA
- the LOC117322962 gene encoding putative tRNA pseudouridine synthase Pus10 isoform X2, whose amino-acid sequence MKKKSSAKPGTESCIQTDVDMSLGDGQPCPACLGILQHHLDRPFLAKIKEYVTEAEYEFKSFLCSLTVPVCVLIRERAILVHLRDKFKSVYESVTESDIARVKDVWKWTAGPLLGDSLGVAFDQKSNFDIAITFNYPRTFKECEMFLDYQPEVFKRRKFKRGQGELFNRANVGKALKDMSDQKLRRSFQVPPTIPKVACECETICCTREPLYIAGRYNKYNRLLSQTPWFVDGVRKSESSVEEKICDHLKKYFKHSDSKFSASGREDVDVLMLGTGRPFVVELLDPHKVTFSKTEVSNIQKEINAASSYVQVRDLQIVTKEATSNLKEGEMEKTKTYSALCWSAAVMPPEKLKEISAMKNVVLQQKTPIRVLHRRPLATRERTVYTMSAERIDDEHFKLNLETQAGTYIKEFVHGDFGRTTPNMNTLTGMECDILQLDVLSVLLDWPKPIEDS is encoded by the exons ATGAAGAAAAAATCATCTGCCAAACCAGGCACAGAAAGCTGCATCCAAACAGATGTTGATATGAGTCTGGGTGATGGTCAGCCTTGTCCAGCATGTCTGGGTATACTACAGCACCATCTGGATAGACCGTTCTTAGCAAAG ATAAAAGAATATGTGACTGAGGCTGAGTATGAGTTTAAAAGTTTCCTGTGCTCCTTGACAGTACCTGTGTGTGTCCTCATACGAGAG AGAGCCATTTTAGTACACTTGCGAGACAAATTTAA GTCGGTGTATGAGAGTGTTACGGAGTCTGACATTGCTCGGGTCAAGGACGTCTGGAAGTGGACAGCTGGACCTTTGTTAGGGGATTCCTTAGGTGTAGCATTCGATCAAAAG agtAACTTTGATATTGCTATCACATTCAATTATCCAAGGACGTTTAAGGAGTGTGAAATGTT CCTAGATTACCAACCAGAAGTATTTAAAAGAAGAAAGTTTAAGCGG GGCCAGGGAGAGCTGTTCAACAGGGCCAATGTGGGCAAGGCACTGAAAGACATGTCAGACCAAAAACTCAGAAG GTCATTCCAGGTTCCCCCTACCATACCTAAAGTAGCCTGTGAATGTGAGACCATCTGTTGTACCAGGGAACCTCTGTATATCGCTG gtagatataaTAAGTACAATCGCTTACTCAGTCAGACGCCATGGTTTGTGGACGGAGTTCGCAAGAGTGAATCTTCCGTGGAGGAAAAAATCTGTGATCATCTCAAGAAATACTTCAAGCATTcag acTCCAAATTCTCAGCATCAGGGCGTGAAGATGTGGATGTCCTCATGCTGGGTACAG GTCGGCCATTTGTTGTGGAACTGTTGGATCCTCACAAAGTTACTTTCTCCAAGACAGAGGTTTCTAATATACAAAAG GAGATTAATGCAGCTTCCTCCTATGTACAAGTCAGAGACTTACAAATCGTTACGAA AGAGGCCACTAGTAACCTGAAAGAAGGAGAAATGGAGAAAACAAAGACTTACTCAGCTCTCTGTTGGAGTGCTGCTGTGATGCCCCCAGAGAAACTGAAAGAAATAAGTGCAATGAAA AATGTCGTGTTACAACAGAAAACACCAATCCGAGTCCTTCACAG GCGTCCATTGGCAACAAGGGAGAGAACTGTGTACACAATGTCTGCAGAGCGGATCGATGACGAACACTTCAAACTCAACCTTGAAACACAAGCGGGAAC atatataaaagaGTTTGTTCATGGTGATTTTGGCCGCACCACCCCGAACATGAACACATTGACAGGAATGGAGTGTGATATCCTACAGCTCGATGTTCTA TCTGTTTTACTGGACTGGCCTAAACCTATTGAAGACAGTTGA
- the LOC117322962 gene encoding putative tRNA pseudouridine synthase Pus10 isoform X1, translating to MDATMEQLKSFADDDSTTAEIITCLEKCGCCPRCIYRFLGEKSASSYKFYPETIKETLNDMKKKSSAKPGTESCIQTDVDMSLGDGQPCPACLGILQHHLDRPFLAKIKEYVTEAEYEFKSFLCSLTVPVCVLIRERAILVHLRDKFKSVYESVTESDIARVKDVWKWTAGPLLGDSLGVAFDQKSNFDIAITFNYPRTFKECEMFLDYQPEVFKRRKFKRGQGELFNRANVGKALKDMSDQKLRRSFQVPPTIPKVACECETICCTREPLYIAGRYNKYNRLLSQTPWFVDGVRKSESSVEEKICDHLKKYFKHSDSKFSASGREDVDVLMLGTGRPFVVELLDPHKVTFSKTEVSNIQKEINAASSYVQVRDLQIVTKEATSNLKEGEMEKTKTYSALCWSAAVMPPEKLKEISAMKNVVLQQKTPIRVLHRRPLATRERTVYTMSAERIDDEHFKLNLETQAGTYIKEFVHGDFGRTTPNMNTLTGMECDILQLDVLSVLLDWPKPIEDS from the exons ATGGATGCCACCATGGAACAG ttgAAATCTTTCGCTGATGATGACAGTACAACAGCGGAGATTATTACTTGTCTGGAGAAATGTGGTTGTTGTCCAAGATGCATATATAGATTTCTAGGAGAAAAGAGTGCATCAAGCTACAAGTTTTACCCAGAG ACAATTAAAGAAACCTTAAATGATATGAAGAAAAAATCATCTGCCAAACCAGGCACAGAAAGCTGCATCCAAACAGATGTTGATATGAGTCTGGGTGATGGTCAGCCTTGTCCAGCATGTCTGGGTATACTACAGCACCATCTGGATAGACCGTTCTTAGCAAAG ATAAAAGAATATGTGACTGAGGCTGAGTATGAGTTTAAAAGTTTCCTGTGCTCCTTGACAGTACCTGTGTGTGTCCTCATACGAGAG AGAGCCATTTTAGTACACTTGCGAGACAAATTTAA GTCGGTGTATGAGAGTGTTACGGAGTCTGACATTGCTCGGGTCAAGGACGTCTGGAAGTGGACAGCTGGACCTTTGTTAGGGGATTCCTTAGGTGTAGCATTCGATCAAAAG agtAACTTTGATATTGCTATCACATTCAATTATCCAAGGACGTTTAAGGAGTGTGAAATGTT CCTAGATTACCAACCAGAAGTATTTAAAAGAAGAAAGTTTAAGCGG GGCCAGGGAGAGCTGTTCAACAGGGCCAATGTGGGCAAGGCACTGAAAGACATGTCAGACCAAAAACTCAGAAG GTCATTCCAGGTTCCCCCTACCATACCTAAAGTAGCCTGTGAATGTGAGACCATCTGTTGTACCAGGGAACCTCTGTATATCGCTG gtagatataaTAAGTACAATCGCTTACTCAGTCAGACGCCATGGTTTGTGGACGGAGTTCGCAAGAGTGAATCTTCCGTGGAGGAAAAAATCTGTGATCATCTCAAGAAATACTTCAAGCATTcag acTCCAAATTCTCAGCATCAGGGCGTGAAGATGTGGATGTCCTCATGCTGGGTACAG GTCGGCCATTTGTTGTGGAACTGTTGGATCCTCACAAAGTTACTTTCTCCAAGACAGAGGTTTCTAATATACAAAAG GAGATTAATGCAGCTTCCTCCTATGTACAAGTCAGAGACTTACAAATCGTTACGAA AGAGGCCACTAGTAACCTGAAAGAAGGAGAAATGGAGAAAACAAAGACTTACTCAGCTCTCTGTTGGAGTGCTGCTGTGATGCCCCCAGAGAAACTGAAAGAAATAAGTGCAATGAAA AATGTCGTGTTACAACAGAAAACACCAATCCGAGTCCTTCACAG GCGTCCATTGGCAACAAGGGAGAGAACTGTGTACACAATGTCTGCAGAGCGGATCGATGACGAACACTTCAAACTCAACCTTGAAACACAAGCGGGAAC atatataaaagaGTTTGTTCATGGTGATTTTGGCCGCACCACCCCGAACATGAACACATTGACAGGAATGGAGTGTGATATCCTACAGCTCGATGTTCTA TCTGTTTTACTGGACTGGCCTAAACCTATTGAAGACAGTTGA